The following proteins are co-located in the Acinetobacter shaoyimingii genome:
- a CDS encoding CYTH domain-containing protein, which yields MIEVELKFQIPEARRNAILKAVDPKKSEIIQLQAKYFDTPDRLLSQHGIALRQRLEGTRWIQTLKAASKSHIQRFEHNLDLGELEHAPDLDLSVYDTIPEAKSILNQALTTQTEGLQLQFETCIERTLRVISFEDAEIEVAVDVGVVRTETNQQDIYEVEFELKNGSVEDLLAFSFEWVKKYQLWLDVRSKAEFGNLLHQDLKVSPATLEKELNLSKKETAEKSIRHLIAHYMQHLLPNIAAISSNLAEKEHIDQAHLALNHLYLTLSLFKDWTSKGVDKWSNQLSAFKSHFENLKHYDHMQQTLGALLQNPKTAESLSKDVLYAQEKLNNLVKSTQNVQHYLELLMFSLGTSKRTQSNDLKWYAQTTLQNQYKILQDTLNAADISNFESLDELALRLNELKFSFPILTHIFDVKNLQKYGKALNDAQQAAEQYQILASSSSYLQQTELEASDWFALGWLTAKQEVYAEKLLEATEQFLVSRKFLK from the coding sequence ATGATTGAAGTTGAATTAAAGTTTCAGATACCCGAAGCAAGACGTAATGCCATACTTAAAGCTGTCGATCCTAAAAAATCTGAAATTATTCAATTACAAGCGAAGTATTTTGATACACCAGACCGTTTGCTTTCACAACATGGTATTGCCCTTCGCCAACGTCTTGAAGGTACACGTTGGATTCAGACTTTAAAAGCAGCCAGTAAAAGTCATATTCAACGTTTTGAACATAATCTTGATTTGGGTGAATTAGAACATGCACCTGATTTGGATTTATCGGTTTACGATACTATTCCTGAAGCAAAAAGCATATTAAATCAAGCGCTCACTACTCAAACTGAGGGATTGCAATTGCAGTTTGAAACCTGCATTGAACGTACCTTACGCGTCATAAGCTTTGAAGATGCAGAAATTGAAGTGGCTGTTGATGTTGGCGTGGTACGAACAGAAACAAATCAACAAGATATCTATGAAGTTGAATTTGAACTCAAAAATGGTTCCGTTGAGGATCTGCTTGCGTTTAGTTTTGAGTGGGTAAAAAAATACCAGTTATGGTTAGATGTGCGCAGCAAAGCTGAATTTGGTAACTTACTTCACCAAGATCTCAAAGTTAGTCCTGCAACTTTAGAAAAAGAACTGAATTTAAGTAAAAAAGAAACCGCTGAAAAAAGCATTCGTCATTTAATTGCTCATTATATGCAACATCTATTGCCGAATATTGCTGCAATCTCATCAAACCTTGCAGAAAAAGAACATATTGATCAAGCGCATTTAGCGCTTAACCATTTGTATCTAACATTGTCCTTATTTAAAGATTGGACTTCTAAAGGTGTCGACAAATGGTCAAATCAGTTGTCTGCATTTAAGAGCCATTTTGAAAATTTAAAGCATTATGATCACATGCAACAAACTTTGGGTGCATTATTGCAAAATCCAAAAACAGCTGAAAGCTTGAGCAAGGACGTACTCTATGCACAAGAGAAACTGAATAATTTGGTCAAATCGACACAGAATGTTCAGCATTATTTAGAACTTTTGATGTTTAGTTTAGGTACATCAAAGAGAACTCAAAGCAACGATTTAAAATGGTATGCGCAAACAACCTTGCAAAACCAATATAAAATTTTGCAAGACACGTTGAATGCCGCTGATATTTCTAATTTTGAAAGCTTAGATGAGTTGGCACTTCGCCTAAATGAACTGAAATTTAGTTTTCCGATTTTGACTCATATTTTTGATGTGAAAAATTTACAAAAATATGGCAAGGCTTTGAATGATGCACAACAAGCAGCTGAGCAATATCAAATTTTGGCATCATCTTCTTCTTATTTACAACAAACGGAACTTGAGGCCAGTGATTGGTTTGCACTCGGTTGGTTAACGGCAAAGCAAGAGGTTTATGCAGAAAAACTGTTAGAGGCGACTGAACAATTTCTAGTAAGTCGTAAGTTCTTAAAATAA
- a CDS encoding DUF962 domain-containing protein, producing the protein MNAHVEPKSEQFVEAAFQLPIKNYQEFYRFYLTEHRNITSRRLHALGSSVGIYFFAKAIRQRKAKYFAYGLVSGYACAWVGHFIFEKNKPASFKQPLYSFISDWRMLSDIIRGNLSIVDRSLDKIES; encoded by the coding sequence ATGAATGCCCATGTTGAACCAAAGTCAGAGCAATTCGTGGAAGCAGCGTTCCAGCTACCCATCAAAAATTATCAAGAATTTTATCGTTTTTATTTGACTGAACATCGCAATATCACCAGCCGCCGTTTACATGCTTTAGGCAGTAGCGTGGGGATCTATTTCTTTGCCAAAGCGATTCGACAAAGAAAAGCCAAATATTTTGCTTATGGACTGGTATCAGGCTATGCCTGTGCATGGGTTGGTCACTTTATTTTTGAAAAAAATAAACCTGCAAGTTTTAAACAGCCACTATATAGTTTTATTTCTGATTGGCGCATGTTGTCTGATATTATTCGTGGGAATCTTAGTATTGTAGATCGAAGTTTAGATAAAATAGAAAGTTAA
- a CDS encoding OmpW/AlkL family protein: protein MNQYIRIIIPITFILNTHVSHASSTDFKRWAVSAGWLHVMPQGKANPMHINTAVVEGETYGVDRIKNADIVDHATNLDDYRSGFAGIGVAVIESDYNTSPDSYVNSLFTGGMAADVSGISQWTDKAGLEAQDVDTLGLTLSYFPHDKVSLEIVGGIPPTVDIKGKGQIIASSYSEANSSGLLSSLMNGLIIEKDITVANLSNYKKIAEVRAWTPALTAKYHFGKSGKNKFRPYVGAGVVYGYFDKLELNNGLEQKLVDAGHMIRNVLDDKAGDALDNSGTSDGDPKVKVKVSDAFAPVVTLGFTYDISKRFFTTASLTYMPNFNNTATITVTDHNTGERLIKSKTKVDLDPLITYLGVGFRF, encoded by the coding sequence ATGAATCAATATATACGAATAATCATACCTATAACCTTTATTTTGAACACTCATGTGAGTCATGCGAGTTCAACTGATTTTAAACGATGGGCTGTTTCTGCAGGCTGGTTACATGTCATGCCACAAGGAAAAGCTAATCCGATGCACATCAATACGGCTGTAGTTGAGGGAGAGACATATGGCGTCGATCGTATAAAAAATGCAGATATTGTGGATCATGCGACTAATCTGGACGATTACCGCAGTGGCTTTGCAGGTATTGGTGTTGCTGTCATTGAAAGCGATTACAATACTAGTCCTGATTCATATGTGAATAGTTTATTTACGGGTGGAATGGCCGCGGATGTCTCTGGCATTAGTCAATGGACGGACAAAGCAGGCTTAGAAGCACAAGATGTGGATACTCTAGGCTTAACGTTGAGTTATTTCCCGCATGATAAAGTTTCACTTGAAATTGTTGGGGGAATTCCACCAACAGTCGATATTAAAGGTAAAGGTCAAATTATCGCATCTTCATATTCTGAAGCGAATAGTTCAGGTCTTTTGTCATCGCTGATGAATGGGCTCATTATTGAGAAAGATATCACTGTGGCTAACTTGAGCAACTACAAAAAGATTGCAGAAGTTAGAGCTTGGACACCAGCGCTAACAGCGAAATATCATTTTGGCAAATCGGGTAAAAATAAGTTTCGTCCTTATGTGGGTGCAGGTGTTGTTTATGGGTATTTTGACAAACTCGAACTAAATAATGGTCTAGAACAAAAATTAGTAGATGCCGGACATATGATTAGAAATGTGTTAGACGATAAAGCTGGGGATGCTTTGGACAATAGTGGAACTTCAGATGGAGATCCAAAAGTCAAAGTTAAAGTATCTGATGCTTTTGCTCCAGTGGTCACATTAGGTTTTACGTACGATATTTCTAAACGTTTTTTTACAACAGCTTCATTGACCTATATGCCGAATTTCAACAACACAGCAACTATTACTGTGACAGATCACAATACTGGAGAAAGATTGATTAAATCTAAAACCAAAGTTGATCTTGATCCACTGATTACCTATCTTGGGGTGGGTTTTCGTTTCTAA
- the thiE gene encoding thiamine phosphate synthase, which produces MRGLYLITNDDPLALLLSKLEAALATEQVAILQYRRKKIAKSDQANEVALIKALCDQYKTSFVINDDIGLAEQFGLGVHLGQSDGEITDALARLPKGVIIGRTCAGSIQNAENAIADGASYVAFGAVHATQTKPEATAIGLDIVKQARQLFETPICAIGGLTVENGAEVIAAGADLCAVVSDILGLSVEEIPARVQAWAKLFA; this is translated from the coding sequence ATGCGCGGTTTATATTTAATTACCAATGATGATCCATTGGCATTACTTCTTTCAAAGTTAGAAGCTGCTTTAGCAACTGAGCAAGTTGCTATTTTGCAATATCGTCGTAAAAAGATCGCAAAGTCTGATCAGGCTAACGAAGTGGCATTGATTAAAGCACTATGTGATCAATACAAAACCTCATTTGTCATTAATGATGATATTGGTTTGGCTGAGCAATTTGGCTTAGGCGTGCATCTGGGACAAAGCGATGGTGAAATTACCGATGCTCTAGCACGTTTACCTAAAGGGGTTATCATAGGGCGAACCTGTGCTGGTTCAATTCAAAATGCTGAAAACGCCATTGCGGATGGTGCAAGCTACGTCGCTTTTGGTGCTGTACATGCAACACAAACTAAACCAGAAGCGACTGCTATAGGTTTAGATATTGTTAAACAAGCAAGACAATTATTTGAAACCCCAATTTGTGCTATTGGTGGCCTGACAGTAGAAAATGGTGCTGAAGTGATAGCTGCAGGTGCTGATTTATGTGCTGTTGTGAGTGATATATTGGGATTATCGGTTGAAGAAATTCCTGCACGTGTCCAAGCTTGGGCTAAACTCTTCGCTTAA
- the hemL gene encoding glutamate-1-semialdehyde 2,1-aminomutase, giving the protein MSLSPKQEQLFKQASKHIPGGVNSPVRAFNGVGGTPVFIEKAQGAYLYDVDGKRYVDYVGSWGPMILGHAHPDIIKAVQEAAVDGLSFGAPTVHETTLADIICEIMPSIELVRMTNSGTEATMTAIRLARGYTGRDKIVKFEGCYHGHSDSLLVKAGSGLLTKGEGEATSAGVPADFAKHTLTLPYNDIAMLKECFAKFGSEIAGVIVEPVAGNMNLVKPVDGFLQAIRDVCDEYGSVFIIDEVMTGFRVGLGGAQAHYGVTPDLTTLGKIIGAGLPVGAFGGKREVMECIAPLGKVYQAGTLSGNPLAMRAGIEMFKHLRATGFYENLTAKLATLLSGLQAAADEEGVAFRTQQVGGMFGLYFTDQDQIESFDAILKCDVDKFRAFFHGMLERGVNLAPSAFEAGFFSSAHSDEDIAYTIRAAKEVFATLK; this is encoded by the coding sequence ATGAGCTTATCTCCAAAGCAAGAACAACTTTTTAAACAAGCCAGTAAACATATTCCTGGTGGCGTGAATTCACCAGTACGTGCGTTTAATGGTGTGGGTGGTACACCTGTTTTTATTGAAAAAGCACAAGGTGCGTATTTGTATGATGTCGATGGTAAACGCTATGTCGACTATGTTGGCTCATGGGGGCCAATGATTTTAGGACATGCTCATCCTGACATTATTAAAGCAGTGCAAGAAGCTGCTGTAGATGGTTTAAGCTTTGGTGCACCAACAGTTCATGAAACGACTTTGGCAGACATCATTTGCGAAATCATGCCATCGATTGAATTGGTTCGTATGACCAACTCAGGTACTGAAGCAACCATGACGGCTATTCGTTTAGCTCGTGGTTATACAGGACGTGACAAGATCGTTAAATTTGAAGGCTGTTACCACGGTCATTCTGACTCGTTGCTGGTGAAAGCGGGTTCAGGTTTATTGACCAAAGGTGAGGGTGAAGCAACTTCAGCGGGTGTGCCAGCAGATTTTGCTAAACATACCTTAACGCTTCCATATAACGATATTGCAATGCTGAAAGAATGCTTCGCAAAATTTGGCTCTGAAATTGCAGGTGTTATCGTTGAACCCGTAGCAGGTAATATGAACTTAGTGAAACCTGTTGATGGTTTCTTACAAGCGATTCGTGATGTCTGCGACGAATACGGTTCAGTTTTTATTATTGATGAAGTGATGACTGGTTTCCGTGTTGGTTTAGGCGGTGCACAAGCGCATTATGGCGTAACCCCTGATTTGACCACATTGGGCAAAATCATTGGTGCTGGCTTACCTGTTGGCGCATTTGGTGGTAAACGTGAAGTGATGGAATGCATTGCACCACTTGGTAAAGTCTATCAAGCTGGGACATTGTCAGGTAATCCACTGGCGATGCGTGCAGGTATTGAGATGTTTAAGCATTTACGTGCGACAGGTTTCTATGAAAACTTAACTGCAAAACTGGCAACTTTATTGTCTGGTTTACAAGCGGCTGCCGATGAAGAAGGTGTAGCATTCCGTACCCAACAAGTGGGTGGTATGTTTGGACTTTATTTTACAGATCAAGATCAAATTGAAAGTTTCGATGCGATTTTGAAATGTGATGTAGACAAATTCCGTGCTTTCTTCCACGGCATGTTAGAGCGTGGTGTAAATCTTGCACCTTCGGCTTTTGAAGCAGGATTTTTCTCAAGTGCACACTCGGATGAGGACATTGCGTACACAATTCGAGCAGCTAAAGAGGTTTTTGCAACTTTGAAATAA
- a CDS encoding GlcG/HbpS family heme-binding protein, which translates to MKTKHYLTLEDAEFLLTRAHQFAIDQKFNVSIAVVDESGALLAMKRMDGASPMTSSLCIEKARCSAISRRPSQLFEELIKDGQLGFLTVNSFSGMLEGAEPIIYQGQLVGAVGVSGAKSYEDADIAKHAIDVFLALAD; encoded by the coding sequence ATGAAAACCAAACACTATTTAACTTTGGAAGATGCTGAATTTTTATTGACCCGTGCACACCAGTTTGCCATAGATCAAAAATTTAATGTCAGTATAGCCGTAGTTGATGAGTCTGGAGCACTTCTTGCGATGAAGCGAATGGATGGTGCTTCGCCAATGACATCGAGTTTGTGTATTGAAAAAGCACGATGCTCAGCGATCAGTCGTCGACCTTCACAATTATTTGAAGAATTGATTAAAGATGGTCAACTTGGTTTTTTAACCGTGAATTCATTTTCTGGCATGTTAGAAGGTGCTGAACCCATTATTTATCAAGGTCAATTGGTGGGTGCAGTCGGTGTATCTGGTGCAAAATCTTATGAAGATGCGGATATTGCAAAACATGCAATTGATGTCTTTTTGGCGCTTGCAGACTAA
- a CDS encoding phosphopantetheine-binding protein has protein sequence MLYNAPKKIQLTPSLAKWRIESEKSVLVFVGLDALKARYSNQKAANEQILFESFNRLFKKAKALDVPIIDLNNESITDGMMRLGEYLSQDDQLILAGEMNATFRQVIKHIASVSDQIAMVNDAICLDNQEQHIQWINTCVEMGLNHLNTASLIRLWSLSAPTEFILSAKGILLAIAEQLDIEPLELNPTENLKAYGLDSVAIVDLIGLWRANGANIRYEDFVGHVSLEKLMTILRPSF, from the coding sequence ATGTTATATAACGCTCCCAAGAAAATTCAATTGACACCTTCTCTGGCTAAATGGCGTATAGAATCCGAAAAAAGCGTATTGGTTTTTGTAGGCTTAGACGCATTAAAAGCGAGATATTCGAATCAAAAAGCTGCCAATGAGCAGATTTTATTTGAATCATTCAATCGTTTATTCAAAAAAGCCAAAGCTTTGGATGTTCCGATTATCGATTTAAATAATGAGTCAATCACAGATGGCATGATGCGTTTGGGAGAGTATCTTTCGCAAGATGACCAATTGATCTTAGCAGGGGAGATGAATGCCACATTTAGACAAGTGATTAAGCATATAGCATCCGTATCAGACCAGATCGCGATGGTGAATGATGCGATTTGTTTGGACAATCAAGAGCAGCATATTCAATGGATTAACACTTGTGTTGAAATGGGATTAAATCACTTAAATACGGCCAGTTTGATTCGTTTATGGTCGTTAAGTGCGCCGACTGAATTTATACTGTCAGCGAAAGGAATATTATTGGCCATTGCTGAACAGCTCGATATTGAACCCTTGGAACTTAATCCAACCGAAAATTTAAAAGCATATGGCTTAGACTCAGTGGCAATAGTCGACTTAATTGGACTGTGGCGTGCCAATGGTGCCAATATTCGTTATGAAGACTTTGTTGGTCATGTGAGTTTAGAAAAATTAATGACCATCTTACGCCCCTCATTTTAA
- a CDS encoding RluA family pseudouridine synthase, with protein sequence MSNFLKEHLIHRDDDFMVIQKPAGLLSVPGKTPDLQDCAINRLLQEEPRTLLIHRLDRDTSGILVFALSKIGQKSISRQFQERQTSKTYQAIVAGDLQGEGTVDIPVIYDPSRPPLHMVDATHDKPAITHWEAVEHFEIDGHVVTRVKLTPITGRAHQLRVHMQYLGHPIVGDTLYATPDQQQWMPRLCLHAERLGFSHPTTGKAMEFHSPVPF encoded by the coding sequence TTGAGTAATTTTCTAAAGGAACATTTAATCCATCGTGATGATGATTTTATGGTCATTCAGAAACCTGCAGGATTACTGTCTGTTCCTGGTAAAACTCCAGATTTGCAAGATTGTGCCATTAACCGATTATTGCAAGAAGAACCCCGCACATTACTCATCCATCGTTTAGATCGTGACACTTCTGGTATCTTAGTCTTTGCTTTATCCAAAATAGGGCAAAAGTCGATTTCAAGACAGTTTCAAGAACGTCAAACGTCAAAAACATATCAAGCGATTGTAGCAGGTGATCTCCAAGGTGAAGGCACCGTAGATATCCCTGTGATCTATGACCCATCTCGTCCACCATTACATATGGTAGATGCTACACATGACAAACCCGCAATCACACACTGGGAAGCAGTTGAGCATTTTGAAATAGATGGCCATGTGGTTACACGTGTGAAACTGACACCCATTACAGGTCGTGCGCACCAGTTACGTGTACATATGCAATATTTGGGTCATCCTATTGTGGGTGATACGCTCTATGCAACGCCTGATCAACAACAATGGATGCCAAGACTATGCTTACATGCGGAACGTTTAGGATTTAGTCATCCTACGACTGGGAAAGCTATGGAATTTCATAGTCCAGTTCCTTTTTAA
- the rapA gene encoding RNA polymerase-associated protein RapA — protein MQQFAIGQRWLSDTETELGLGVLIDVDERSISILFPKSDETRVYARNNAPLSRIIFNVKDELQDQEGKHWIVESFEERNGVIRYNVVRTLEDGTEERKSLNETRIGATIQLSKPLDRLLASQVDYKEWYDLRIEALQMQANMQNSPLRGMVGARVGLIPHQLYIAHEVGKRFAPRVLLADEVGLGKTIEAGLIIHQQLKTGRSERILILVPDSLQYQWMIEMRRRFNLQFSLFDLTRTASIKEHDPELNPFLTEQCIIASVDLMIDHEDLREQAIEAGFDLLVVDEAHHLMWSEEDGGNDRYDLVEEFAEKTPGVLLLTATPEQLGVESHFARLRLLDPQRFSSLDRFLDEEEKYQHTAKIAEVLMSDLPLEAEHFEAIEQLLGHKIEDDPEQRFRAIHELLDRHGTGRVLFRNTREAIQGFPGRDCQPAPLPAPEGWSKTGKLREQMWPEEAQLDGAWMETDPRVSWVMEMLRTQLKHKKVLLIARSGPVVEAMENALRIHAGIRTAMFHEGMSLLERDQAAAYFAEESYGAQILLCSEIGSEGRNFQFASDLILFDLPANPDVLEQRIGRLDRIGQENRIQIHVPYLLGTAQERMFRWYNEALNIFSNISPTAQTLQENFIVDLKDCLLEDKGQEFEDLLEAVNVQRQALEDELQAGRDRLLEYNSCRPMVAQEIVAALEDYDDNTLLPMFMKRFMASTNIDFDEQSNGTVIIKPTDQMQVQGLMLDEEGMTVTFYRDQAQIREDAQYITLEHPFTESVMEMINTQSFGSTNVAVLKSAALPQGSVLIEVWFKVGVVAPKALNLPSSLPTQLIRVLLSEKGQDLSQKIAPEILKPYLHHLDGNSCRQVVKARRDVVEARYAQALDIAKGTLPQLMQQAKEIYGSKWQYEIDRLTYLKQFNPSIREDEIARLQKLQKEGLGLLDGLSVTPEAIQVLVVVKP, from the coding sequence TTGCAGCAATTTGCTATTGGTCAACGTTGGTTATCAGATACAGAAACGGAACTCGGGTTAGGTGTATTGATTGATGTCGATGAACGCTCAATCAGTATTTTATTCCCTAAAAGTGATGAAACACGTGTCTATGCACGCAATAATGCACCTCTCTCTCGTATTATTTTCAATGTTAAAGATGAACTTCAAGATCAAGAAGGCAAACATTGGATCGTTGAGTCTTTTGAAGAACGCAATGGTGTCATCCGCTATAACGTGGTTCGTACATTGGAAGATGGGACTGAAGAACGTAAATCTTTAAATGAAACACGCATTGGTGCGACCATCCAATTGTCAAAACCACTCGATCGTTTATTGGCAAGCCAAGTCGATTATAAAGAATGGTATGACTTGCGTATTGAAGCTTTGCAAATGCAAGCCAATATGCAAAATAGCCCGCTACGTGGCATGGTGGGTGCGCGCGTCGGTCTTATTCCGCATCAGCTTTATATTGCACATGAAGTGGGTAAACGTTTTGCGCCACGTGTTTTACTTGCCGATGAAGTGGGGCTAGGTAAAACCATTGAAGCGGGTTTGATTATTCATCAACAACTAAAAACAGGTCGTTCTGAACGTATTCTGATTTTGGTACCAGATTCATTGCAATATCAATGGATGATTGAAATGCGTCGTCGTTTCAATCTGCAATTCTCATTGTTTGATTTAACACGTACTGCGTCGATTAAAGAACATGATCCAGAACTGAATCCATTTTTGACTGAGCAATGCATTATTGCTTCAGTAGATTTGATGATTGACCACGAAGACTTACGTGAGCAAGCCATTGAAGCGGGCTTTGATCTTCTGGTTGTCGATGAAGCACATCACTTGATGTGGTCTGAAGAAGACGGTGGTAATGATCGTTATGACCTCGTTGAAGAATTCGCAGAAAAAACACCTGGTGTTTTACTTTTAACTGCGACCCCTGAACAATTGGGTGTGGAAAGTCATTTCGCACGATTACGTTTGCTTGATCCACAACGTTTTAGCTCACTTGATCGTTTCTTGGATGAAGAAGAGAAATATCAACACACTGCAAAAATTGCTGAAGTGTTAATGTCTGATTTGCCTTTAGAAGCAGAACATTTTGAAGCGATTGAACAGCTTTTGGGTCATAAAATTGAAGATGATCCTGAGCAACGTTTCCGCGCGATTCATGAGCTTTTAGACCGTCATGGTACAGGTCGTGTGTTATTCCGTAATACACGTGAAGCGATTCAAGGTTTCCCTGGGCGTGATTGTCAGCCAGCGCCATTACCAGCGCCAGAAGGGTGGTCGAAAACAGGTAAATTGCGTGAGCAAATGTGGCCAGAAGAAGCACAACTTGACGGTGCTTGGATGGAAACTGATCCACGTGTGTCGTGGGTCATGGAAATGTTACGTACCCAGTTAAAGCACAAAAAAGTGTTATTGATTGCACGTAGTGGTCCCGTTGTTGAAGCGATGGAAAATGCGCTTCGTATTCATGCAGGTATTCGCACAGCGATGTTCCATGAAGGCATGAGCTTGCTTGAGCGTGACCAAGCAGCGGCTTATTTTGCTGAAGAATCTTATGGTGCGCAAATTTTACTGTGCTCAGAGATTGGTTCTGAAGGTCGTAATTTCCAGTTTGCATCTGACTTGATCTTATTTGATTTGCCAGCAAATCCAGACGTGCTTGAACAACGTATCGGTCGTCTAGACCGTATTGGTCAAGAAAATCGTATTCAAATCCATGTACCGTATTTATTAGGTACTGCGCAAGAGCGTATGTTCCGTTGGTACAACGAAGCCCTGAATATTTTCAGTAATATTTCGCCGACTGCACAAACTCTGCAAGAAAACTTTATTGTGGACTTGAAAGATTGCTTGCTGGAAGACAAAGGTCAAGAATTTGAAGATTTACTTGAAGCGGTGAATGTACAGCGTCAAGCGCTTGAAGATGAATTACAAGCTGGTCGTGACCGATTGCTTGAATATAACTCTTGCCGTCCAATGGTAGCGCAAGAGATTGTTGCTGCGCTTGAAGATTATGATGACAATACTTTGCTTCCAATGTTTATGAAGCGCTTTATGGCGTCGACCAACATTGATTTTGATGAGCAAAGCAATGGTACAGTGATCATCAAACCAACAGATCAAATGCAAGTGCAAGGTTTGATGTTGGATGAAGAAGGGATGACGGTCACCTTCTACCGTGATCAAGCACAAATTCGTGAAGATGCCCAATACATTACCCTTGAGCATCCATTCACTGAAAGTGTAATGGAGATGATCAATACCCAATCTTTCGGTAGTACCAACGTCGCAGTACTAAAATCTGCTGCTTTGCCACAGGGTTCAGTGCTTATTGAAGTGTGGTTTAAGGTGGGTGTAGTTGCACCCAAAGCATTGAACTTACCTTCAAGCTTGCCAACGCAATTGATTCGTGTATTGCTCAGTGAAAAAGGACAAGATTTGTCGCAAAAAATTGCGCCTGAAATTTTAAAACCTTATTTGCATCATTTAGATGGCAACAGTTGCCGTCAAGTGGTGAAAGCACGTCGTGATGTTGTTGAAGCACGCTATGCACAAGCTTTGGATATTGCCAAAGGTACGTTGCCACAGTTGATGCAACAAGCCAAAGAAATCTATGGCAGCAAATGGCAATATGAAATTGACCGTTTGACTTACTTAAAGCAATTTAATCCAAGTATTCGTGAAGATGAAATTGCACGTTTACAAAAATTGCAGAAAGAAGGTTTAGGTTTACTGGATGGGCTATCAGTGACACCTGAAGCGATTCAAGTTTTGGTGGTGGTTAAGCCATAA
- a CDS encoding AAA family ATPase has protein sequence MLIVFSGLPATGKTSIAKALVKKRHFCYLRIDEIEHQILKAYPLEGDIGSIGYDIACALALSNLRLGNTVIADCVNPIAESRENWKAVASQLNVPIVEIEMMCSDQVEHRKRVETRIADIEHFILPDWNAVVGREYLKRNEPRLVIDTAKLSIESLVTQIEAYIATFQC, from the coding sequence ATGTTGATTGTCTTTTCTGGATTACCAGCAACTGGAAAAACGAGTATCGCAAAAGCCTTAGTTAAAAAAAGACATTTTTGCTATTTACGAATTGATGAAATAGAACATCAAATTTTAAAAGCGTATCCTTTGGAGGGTGATATAGGCTCGATTGGTTATGATATTGCCTGTGCATTGGCATTATCTAATTTAAGATTGGGTAATACTGTTATTGCTGATTGTGTGAACCCAATTGCTGAAAGTCGTGAAAATTGGAAAGCTGTAGCTTCACAATTAAATGTACCCATTGTTGAAATAGAAATGATGTGTAGTGATCAAGTTGAACATCGAAAAAGAGTTGAAACACGAATAGCAGATATTGAACATTTTATATTGCCAGATTGGAATGCTGTAGTGGGACGTGAGTATCTCAAGCGCAATGAGCCAAGGTTGGTGATAGATACAGCCAAATTAAGTATTGAATCCTTAGTGACTCAAATTGAGGCATATATAGCAACTTTTCAATGTTGA